The DNA sequence AAAATAGCACAGCATTATGGCGTTACACAAATATTATTAACCGGGGGATGTTTTCAAAATTCTCTGCTTATTGAAATAACCTTCGCGCTTTTGCAGGAACAGGGAATAGCGGTTTTGTGGCATAAAAAGTTACCTGCTAATGATGCCAGCCTCTGTGTGGGGCAGATAATGGGAGCTTATAAAGCTCGGCATAGCTATTTAAACAAAAAACAGTAGCACTGTTATTACACCTGAAAATGCCATTCAATCGCTTAATTAACCAGGCTAAATATCTGTGTACTGGCGGGAGATATACGACACTTTGAGTCAATGAAATTATTATTCAATGCGTATCTCATAAGGGAAAATGACAGATTGAATCAAAATCTATAAAAGAGGCAGACGTATTAGTAAAATGAGTTGAACTAAGCGCTACAAGGAGTAAAACCATGGCGATGGCAGAAACGGTAAAATCTTATCTATTAAAACATCAAATTGATTATAAGCTGGTGGCGCATCCAGTCGTGAGAGTGCTGAGGCACTGCATATTCCCGAAGATCATATTGCCAAAGCGGTCATTGTCAAAGATACGCAGGGTTATGCCATGATCGTTATTCCAGAGCACCATTGGCTCAAACTAAAGGTAATGAAAGAGGATCTCGACCGGGAATTAGAACTGGCAGAAGAAACTGAAATTAATAAATTATTTAGCGACTGTCAATCCGGTGCAATTCCGCCACTGGGCCCGGCCTATAAACTGGAAACCTTTATGGATCAGCGTCTGTTGGCGCTGGCTAATGTCTTTTTTGAAGCCGGAGATCATGAACATATGGTACATATTGATGGTAAAGCATTGCACACTTCATTAAAGGGGGTGAGACAGGGTTATTTTAGCCATAATAATGATTAAATGCAGTCGCTTGGCCTGCTGTGACAAGCTCGATGATTATGCCCTGTAATATGTGCTTAGCGGTGATTAGGTTGTCCATTTACCACTGCATAAAGCGCCTTATGATATCCACATGACAGGGCGTCATAATGACTTTTAACTTAGTTTTTAATGACTTTTTTATTTAATTTTATGATTTACAAGAATATAACATACTGATCTCCCATCTTTGAGAAATCAGTTAAATATCTCATTTTTATAAAAAAAAAGAGATAGTAGTGGACGTAACTTTAAACTTTAAGCAACCTAAGAGCAGGGAAATATTCTAAAGGGAGAAGCCATGAAAGCAATGATTGCGTTATTTAAAGCAATGTTGGGAAGCTTTCGTGATCTTCTGCCTATCATCTGCGTGATAGCTTTCTTTCAATTTGCGGTATTACAAGAACCCCTTCCAAATATATTATCCATTCTTTTTGGCCTGCTTTTTGTCATTCTAGGGCTGACCTTTTTCATTTTTGGCTTGAATATGGGGTTATTTCCCATTGGTGAAAGCATGGCGCAATCTTTCGCCCGAAAAGGAAGTCTCTTCTGGTTGATTTTATTTGCATTTTGTTTAGGTTTTGGAACAACTATTGCCGAGCCGGCATTAACCGCAGTGGCTAATGAGGCTGCAAAAGTGGCTGCAGAAGGTGGGGTGATCCCGCAAACTATTGAAAAAATGGACGACTACGCCAATGGATTGAGAGTGACGGTGGCGTTTTCAGTGGGGCTCGCTATTGTGCTGGGTGTGGTGCGCATACTTAAAGGCTGGCCTATCCATATTATGATTATTGGCGGTTATATTGGGGTTGTCGTATTGACCTGGTTTGCCCCCGAAACTATTATTGGTATTGCTTACGATTCCGGGGGCGTTACCACCTCGACGATCACAGTCCCTCTGGTCACCGCTTTGGGCATCGGCCTGGCATCATCCATTAAAGGTCGAAATCCTATGGTGGACGGGTTTGGTTTGATTGCATTTGCTTCGCTGTTACCAATGATTTTTGTGATGCTCTATGGAATGTTTTTATCATGATAAGTCTGGCGCAATTCTTTAATACTTTTATTGACACAGTTGTTGACGTTATTCCTATTGCGACCATCATTTTCGGGTTCCAAATTGTGGTGTTAAGAAAGCCTATAGCAAATTTGCACCGGGTTATATTGGGTTTTTTCTACGTAATTTTAGGATTGACGCTGTTTTTGTTGGGGTTGGAGTTAGCACTTTTTCCCTTGGGTGAAACCATGGCGAAGCAGCTGACCGCACCAGAATTTCTTTACTCTCTTAAAGATGATATTACAGAGTCTCTGAGCTGGATTGACTATTATTGGGTTTATCTATTCGCATTTGCTATCGGATTTAGCACCACCATTGCAGAGCCTTCGTTAATTGCCGTTGCGATAAAAGCCAATCAGGTTTCAGGTGGGGCGATTAGGGTTAATGGTTTGCGTATTGCCGTAGCGTTAGGTGTCGCGATTGGAATTTCGTTAGGGAGTTACAGGATTGTGGTGGGTGACCCTATTCATTATTACATTATGGCTGGTTATACAGTGGTTATTATACAAACAAATTTTGCGCCAAAACAGATAATAGCACTCGCCTATGATTCTGGTGGTGTTACAACATCTACGGTGACAGTGCCGTTGGTCACCGCATTAGGTTTAGGCTTAGCTTCCCAAGTGCCGGGAAGAAACCCTGTTATTGATGGTTTTGGATTGGTCGCATTTGCCAGTCTGTTTCCCATTATTTCAGTAATGGCATATGCTCAAATTACTCAATGGCTAAATTCAAGAGCATCTTCTAAGGAGAATGATAATGCGCTTTAAACTAATAATTGCCTTTGTAGAAGATACAAGGACAGATGCTGTCTTAGATGCGGCGCGCAAAGCAGGAGCGACCGGCGCAACCGTCATTAATAACGCGAGAGGGGAAGGGGTCATTCAAAAAACGACTTTTTTTGGTCTGACGTTAGATGTTCAAAAAGATGTTTTATTATTTGTAGTCGAAGAGCACTTATCGCGGGAAATATTAGAAACAATTAACCGGGTTGGTGAGTTTGATCTGCAGTCGGGGCAGGGCATTGCTATTCAAATAGATATTGAAGATGCAGTCGGTGTTGCCCATCAGATAGATACATTAACTAAGGCAGTAGAGGACGAGCTATGAACCAGAAAAAGGTTATCAGAGTGAGAGACGTGATGGTCAATGCCTATGTGATGATTGATGGTATTGCAACCGTGAAAGAAGGTATTCGACTGGCACGGGAACATGTTGTAAAAGTGTTAGTGGTGAATAAACGTTACGATGATGATGAATATGGTATTGTTTTGATGAATGATATTGCTAAGAAAATTCTGGCACAGAATCGTTCTGTTGAGCGCAGTAATATTTATGAAATCATGACCAAACCTGCGCTATCTGTTGCACCTGATATGAATGTTAAATACTGTGCGCGTTTATTTGAGCGATTTGGTATCAGTCGCGCACCCGTCATTGAAGATGGCAAAATTATTGGTATCGTCAGTTACAACAATATTGTACTTAACGGTATGGCGTTGGAGGGCTAAAACAGTAAAAAAAATAAAATCTCGAGACTAAATTCAGTATCCCAACAAGATAGTTGAATTTTTCCTACAACACTGTCCTTTAATAAATGCTCTTTAATCAAGTTCAATAATGAGCGCCTGACGGTTGCTAAATTTCTTGCGCCGTCTTCTGCCAACGCTTTATCTCAGTATTTTTTATTTTTGCTGGTTTTTGATTTGTCTTTATTTCTCTGGGTAAGGCAACGCTACTCTGCTACCCAATAGCGTCTATACTGAAGATGGGCGTGTTGAATCATAAAGGAGAGAGATTATGTCAAAGACGTTGGTAATGGTAACAAATGCAAGTGCTGCACGGGTTTTTAGCTACCAAGCGCACGAAGAGTTTAGTTTGCTTAAAGAGTTTAGCCATCCAGAAAGTCGTCAGAAAGGAAGTGATCTGGTCAGTGACCGTCCCGGGCACTACAATGCAAAAGGTGGGGGGCACGGTGCCTTTGTTTCGCCTAATAACCCCAAGGAAATTGAAGTCGAACGTTTTGCGCATGAACTGGCAAGCTGGTTAGACGATCAACGCAAGCAAAATCGTTGTGCTCAGATAATGTTGGTCGCCGACCCAAGTTTTTTAGGGATTCTTAATAAATCGCTTAATAATCAAACTGCACAGTTAGTTTTCAAATCTCTGAACAAAGACTACTCACATGTGGTTCCACGCTCTCTTCCTGAAATATTGGGGCTTATCGCACCGAAAAAAGATCCACTTAGTTAGTTTAATCCTGTGCTGATACTCTTGGCATAGTAGCCCTGAAGCTGGTTTCCGTTATTAGCTTTGGGGCAAACATAACTCAATTTAAATAATGGCTGTCATTATAGTATTTTTTTTTGTGATGATTTTTTGGTCACAATATTATTATCTTCCGAGTAGATACTTCTAATACAGTTTTTCCGGCTGCTTTAGCCAAATAGACTCCTCGGTCGGCAACCTTAATTAATTCATCGATGTCGCGTATATTATCCTCTTTACTGGCAACACCAATACTGATACTCCCAAGCCAAGTTCCCTTACCAATTTTCACTTGCATCTGCGCCACAGCATTACACAATAACTGTGTGGCGTATTACGATTGATTGATGATCTGAACTTTTGTAAGGCCCGATTACAAATTAATCATGCTGTACTATGAAGGGGAGTGATTAAAATGCTATTTAGAACAGTTGTCCCGTTGTCCGGTGATCATTTGCTTAATTAAATTTACAGGACCAAATTTGCTTAACAAGAAAACTGCCGACACATGAATAACCACTAAGGTCATGGTTGTGCTTGCTAAGAACTCATGTATCTCCTCAAGCCAATCACCTACCCAGAATACATCTAACTCCGTCATCCAACCGGAGAGACCGGTGCTTAACAGGCAAAATAATAATGCGAAGACCATTAAGCCACCAAGAGGAGTATGACCCTCTGAGACTTCGAACCGTCCTGATATAAGTAAATTTAAATGCTGCTTAATGCCACTAGACGTTGGTAAAAAGTCTTTAAAACGCGCATTTTTAGAGCCAATAAACCCCCATAGTATACGAATTGCCAAGGCGGCTAAAATATAATAACCAGCCCAGCGATGGTTTGTTTCACCTTCTTCAAAAATCAGGAAGTTGAGCAGAAACGAGGCTGCCACTGTCCAATGAAAAAAACGAACGAGTGGATCCCAAATCATTGATTGTGCTTTCATAGTCATTACCTGTTATTAGTCGTCTATTTCTTGTTTGAGAATTTCAGCGCTTTCGGGTGGAAATATATTTCTACTCTTTGTTTTTTGGTTA is a window from the Psychromonas ingrahamii 37 genome containing:
- a CDS encoding DUF1538 domain-containing protein produces the protein MKAMIALFKAMLGSFRDLLPIICVIAFFQFAVLQEPLPNILSILFGLLFVILGLTFFIFGLNMGLFPIGESMAQSFARKGSLFWLILFAFCLGFGTTIAEPALTAVANEAAKVAAEGGVIPQTIEKMDDYANGLRVTVAFSVGLAIVLGVVRILKGWPIHIMIIGGYIGVVVLTWFAPETIIGIAYDSGGVTTSTITVPLVTALGIGLASSIKGRNPMVDGFGLIAFASLLPMIFVMLYGMFLS
- a CDS encoding DUF1538 domain-containing protein; its protein translation is MISLAQFFNTFIDTVVDVIPIATIIFGFQIVVLRKPIANLHRVILGFFYVILGLTLFLLGLELALFPLGETMAKQLTAPEFLYSLKDDITESLSWIDYYWVYLFAFAIGFSTTIAEPSLIAVAIKANQVSGGAIRVNGLRIAVALGVAIGISLGSYRIVVGDPIHYYIMAGYTVVIIQTNFAPKQIIALAYDSGGVTTSTVTVPLVTALGLGLASQVPGRNPVIDGFGLVAFASLFPIISVMAYAQITQWLNSRASSKENDNAL
- a CDS encoding P-II family nitrogen regulator; translation: MRFKLIIAFVEDTRTDAVLDAARKAGATGATVINNARGEGVIQKTTFFGLTLDVQKDVLLFVVEEHLSREILETINRVGEFDLQSGQGIAIQIDIEDAVGVAHQIDTLTKAVEDEL
- a CDS encoding CBS domain-containing protein, which gives rise to MNQKKVIRVRDVMVNAYVMIDGIATVKEGIRLAREHVVKVLVVNKRYDDDEYGIVLMNDIAKKILAQNRSVERSNIYEIMTKPALSVAPDMNVKYCARLFERFGISRAPVIEDGKIIGIVSYNNIVLNGMALEG
- a CDS encoding host attachment protein, whose protein sequence is MSKTLVMVTNASAARVFSYQAHEEFSLLKEFSHPESRQKGSDLVSDRPGHYNAKGGGHGAFVSPNNPKEIEVERFAHELASWLDDQRKQNRCAQIMLVADPSFLGILNKSLNNQTAQLVFKSLNKDYSHVVPRSLPEILGLIAPKKDPLS
- a CDS encoding nucleotidyl cyclase domain-containing protein, giving the protein MAQMQVKIGKGTWLGSISIGVASKEDNIRDIDELIKVADRGVYLAKAAGKTVLEVSTRKIIIL
- a CDS encoding cytochrome b/b6 domain-containing protein; its protein translation is MKAQSMIWDPLVRFFHWTVAASFLLNFLIFEEGETNHRWAGYYILAALAIRILWGFIGSKNARFKDFLPTSSGIKQHLNLLISGRFEVSEGHTPLGGLMVFALLFCLLSTGLSGWMTELDVFWVGDWLEEIHEFLASTTMTLVVIHVSAVFLLSKFGPVNLIKQMITGQRDNCSK